In the Gammaproteobacteria bacterium genome, TCGCTTTTGTGTCAGCTCAGTATATTTACCCTGCAATAGAGCCATACGCTTCGGGGATGCTCGATGTGGAGCCGCCGCATCGGCTTTACTTCGAACAGTGCGGGAATCCCGACGGCATTCCCGTGGTGTTTCTGCATGGCGGGCCGGGCTCCGGATGCGCGCCCGGTCATCGGCGCTTCTTTAACCCGGCCGCTTACCGAATCGTGCTGATGGATCAGCGCGGTGCCGGCCGATCGCAGCCCGTCGGTTGCCTGGAGAAAAACAATACGCAGGCATTGCTCGCGGATTTGGAGCAATTGAGGTCACACCTCGATATCGAACAGTGGTTGCTGTATGGCGGCTCATGGGGCGCTACCCTGGCGCTGCTTTATCTGAGGCTTTGGCCGCGCCGGGTTTCAGCGCTGGTGCTGCGCGGGGCGTTTCTCGGGCGATTGCGCGATCTGGCGTGGTTTTACAGTGCGGATGGCGTCGGACGCTTATTTCCACAAGACTACGATTCGTTCATCAAGCATCTTCCTGAGCGCGCTGAGCCGGTATCCGCGTACCATCGCTTGCTGCACGCGCCTGAGATTAGTGTGCGAATGGACGCCGCGCGTCGCTGGAACGCCTGGGAAACTCGGGTGGTCATGCAATTTCTGCCGGCGGGGAACCAGGGCGGCAGCATGCAATCGGATGAAATCCTGCGCCGCGCGACGATCGTCAATCACTACGCCCATCATGAGTTCTTTTTGGGCGGCGAGGGCGTGCCGCTGGATTTCGAAGTTTTAAACGGCAAACCATGCACGATCGTTCATGGCCAGCGCGATCTCGTATGTCCTCTGGAATCCGCATGGACGGCGCATTGCGCGTTGCCGGGATCGGAGTTACGCGTTGTGGAAACGGGTGGGCATGTCGCGAATGACCCCGCGATCGGTAAAGTGCTGGTTGAGGTATTCGATCAGATGGCGGCGCGCTTCGCTGGTTGAAAGGGTCACGCGAGCTGCTCGCTAGCTTAGGTGTTCCGGTGTCGCCCGCTGCTCCGCGGTAAGCCGTTTGGAGTTGCGCGGATTCCTGAATATCAACGGCTTGGGATCGCCTTGCGCCTCGGGGCTGTTAGCGTGCACGACGGCATTCAGTATCACGTCGTGATGCGGTGACTTGCCGCATACCGGATCGGTATTCGCCGCATCGCCTGTGAGCATATAGGCCTGACAGCGGCAGCCGCCGAGATCCCGGGTCTTTTCCGGACAGCTACGGCACGGTTCCTTCATCCAGTCGAAGCCACGAAACTGATTGAATGTCGGCGAGTCGCGCCAGATCCATTCGACACTCGAATCGCGTACATTGGGAAGCTCCAGTCCCGGCAATTGTCGCGCCGCGTGGCAGGGCAGGGCGGTGCCATCCGGCGTGATGGTGAGAAATACATTTCCCCAGCCGTTCATGCAGGCTTTTGGACGGTCCTCGTAGTAATCCGGGATGATGTAGTAAATCTTCATCCGTTGCTTGAGGCGCTCGCGGTATTCGTTGGCGACGACTTCCGCGTTTTGCAGTTGCTCGCGCGTCGGCAGTAGCTGTTCGCGGTTATGCAACGCCCAGCCGTAATATTGCGTATTCGCTAGCTCGACATAATCAGCATCCAGGGTAATCGCCATCTCCAGAATCTGGTCCAACTGCTCGATGTTGTGGCGATGTAGTACCACGTTAAGCACCATGGGATAATCATGACGCTTGACTGCACGCGCCATTTCGAGCTTGCGCTCGAACGAGTGGGTGCCGCCCAGAAAATCGTTGAGTTCCTGCGAACTTGCCTGAAAGCTGATCTGGATGTGGTCAAGGCCGGCGCGCCGAAACGTTTCGACTCGCTCCTCATCCATGCCGATACCCGACGTAATCAGGTTCGAATAGAATCCAAGCTGGCGGCCCTCGGCGATAATTACTTCAAGATCGCGCCGTAACAACGGTTCCCCACCGGATAGACCCAGCTGTGTCGCGCCCATGGCGCGCGCCTCGCGCAAGACCTTCAGCCACGTCTCGGTATCAAGCTCCTTGCCTTGGCGCGCCATGTCGAGCGGGTTACTGCAGTAAGGACATTGAAGTGGGCAGGCATAAGTGAGTTCGGCCAACAGCCACAATGGCATCCCCGGCTTGGGATCGTGCGCGGAAACCTCATTCACGGCATCTTCTCCTTGTTGCTCTGGCACCTCAATCACATTGGCGGCTGGCCAGGACACTTATCGTTACCAGGGCAAATCTAATTGTTGGATCGGTGCGGCGGGAAGAGAGGATTGAGATCGAGCTTAAACGTGATTACCTGCGCCGCGGCAGGTAGGTGCTATAAGCCTGTTACATCCTAACTTTGAGACGCTTCAGGACTGATGCGTACGCTTTGCGTTCTGGCTGGCGTTGCGGGTGTCGATCCCGCTGGGCCAAAACAGAACCGGGGACTTTGTAGTCCCCGGTTACCGGAGGAATTACCGGTTGTTGATGTACATCGTGATTTCAAAACCAAAACGTACGTCGCTGTATTCTGGGGTTGTCCACTTCATGAGTTTATCTCCGTTTGGGTTGAAGTTAAGAGCCAGTAATTATTGCCTAATGTTACGTCTTACATAATGCGAGTTGAGTGTTGCTACAACTTCACTATGTCATTAATACGAGCAGATTGCGTGCCAGACATGCTAAGTGGATGACGTGGAATGAACAAGGTTTTGATTAATAGACTTTTTTCGGAATTACGGTGCATCTCGTAACTTACGGAGGCGGGTTCTATTCTGAAAGCAACCACAGGTTATCGGTTGATATAAACCACCTGTATGATTGAAAACAACCATTCCGGGCCGCGCTTCGGCGCCTAACCGCGTTGGGTAGGCGAGCATCGCGCTCACAAGGGTGCGGTCGATCGATACCCGCTATGAGTATACTGCCCTTTATGCCAGAGCTTGTGCG is a window encoding:
- the pip gene encoding prolyl aminopeptidase; protein product: MSAQYIYPAIEPYASGMLDVEPPHRLYFEQCGNPDGIPVVFLHGGPGSGCAPGHRRFFNPAAYRIVLMDQRGAGRSQPVGCLEKNNTQALLADLEQLRSHLDIEQWLLYGGSWGATLALLYLRLWPRRVSALVLRGAFLGRLRDLAWFYSADGVGRLFPQDYDSFIKHLPERAEPVSAYHRLLHAPEISVRMDAARRWNAWETRVVMQFLPAGNQGGSMQSDEILRRATIVNHYAHHEFFLGGEGVPLDFEVLNGKPCTIVHGQRDLVCPLESAWTAHCALPGSELRVVETGGHVANDPAIGKVLVEVFDQMAARFAG
- the pqqA gene encoding pyrroloquinoline quinone precursor peptide PqqA, encoding MKWTTPEYSDVRFGFEITMYINNR
- the pqqE gene encoding pyrroloquinoline quinone biosynthesis protein PqqE produces the protein MPLWLLAELTYACPLQCPYCSNPLDMARQGKELDTETWLKVLREARAMGATQLGLSGGEPLLRRDLEVIIAEGRQLGFYSNLITSGIGMDEERVETFRRAGLDHIQISFQASSQELNDFLGGTHSFERKLEMARAVKRHDYPMVLNVVLHRHNIEQLDQILEMAITLDADYVELANTQYYGWALHNREQLLPTREQLQNAEVVANEYRERLKQRMKIYYIIPDYYEDRPKACMNGWGNVFLTITPDGTALPCHAARQLPGLELPNVRDSSVEWIWRDSPTFNQFRGFDWMKEPCRSCPEKTRDLGGCRCQAYMLTGDAANTDPVCGKSPHHDVILNAVVHANSPEAQGDPKPLIFRNPRNSKRLTAEQRATPEHLS